Proteins co-encoded in one bacterium genomic window:
- a CDS encoding YitT family protein, with product MPETHKKFVLKLNWKKELFDAGLILVGTAICGIAYVMFLIPHHVVSGGVGGISIILNYVTKWSVSIFYVVLNIPIFILGVKDMGMRYGIKSLAGILATSGFIYLFDGILHLPSVTNEPILGAAYGGAILGLGLGIVFRGHGSTGGTDIIGQVLTKRSNISVGGWILIFDILVIATGAIVFRTLEAPLFGFLSLIINTKVIDLVLEGFSYARAAYIITTKPQEVSWAVSLEMRRGATALHGHSYFSGERREVLYIVLTRREIDMLKQIVKQIDPKAFVVISDVYEVLGKGFRARN from the coding sequence ATGCCTGAAACTCATAAGAAATTTGTACTTAAACTGAACTGGAAGAAGGAGCTTTTCGATGCGGGATTAATTCTCGTTGGAACCGCGATATGCGGAATAGCCTATGTGATGTTCCTTATTCCCCATCATGTCGTGTCCGGAGGGGTCGGCGGAATATCCATCATTCTGAACTACGTAACCAAATGGTCGGTATCAATCTTCTACGTGGTGCTGAACATCCCCATCTTTATCCTTGGGGTCAAGGACATGGGCATGAGGTACGGCATCAAAAGTCTTGCTGGTATTCTTGCGACCTCCGGATTCATATATCTCTTCGACGGAATCCTGCACCTCCCTTCGGTGACGAACGAACCGATACTCGGAGCCGCATACGGAGGCGCGATACTTGGACTCGGCCTGGGAATAGTCTTCAGGGGTCACGGTTCGACAGGAGGAACTGACATTATTGGACAGGTTTTAACGAAAAGATCGAACATCTCAGTTGGAGGCTGGATCCTTATCTTCGACATACTCGTCATCGCAACCGGAGCGATTGTATTCCGCACGCTCGAGGCTCCGCTTTTCGGGTTTCTTTCTCTCATAATAAACACGAAGGTAATAGACCTGGTCCTGGAAGGGTTCAGTTACGCCCGAGCCGCCTACATAATCACGACGAAGCCGCAGGAGGTCTCATGGGCTGTATCGCTCGAGATGCGAAGGGGCGCAACAGCCCTTCACGGACACTCGTACTTCTCGGGCGAAAGAAGAGAGGTGCTCTACATCGTTCTTACGCGTCGCGAGATTGACATGCTCAAACAGATAGTCAAGCAGATTGACCCAAAGGCATTCGTTGTTATATCGGACGTATACGAGGTTCTTGGCAAGGGCTTCAGAG